A genomic segment from Gracilimonas sediminicola encodes:
- a CDS encoding YdeI/OmpD-associated family protein — MAKIKSIEAYIEKHERWEKSLRHLHKLISETELDMSIKWGQPVYSLKGKNVVGIGAFKEHFGLWFFHGALLDDPERHLHNAQEGKTKAMRQLRYHAFEEMDDKIITEFLHQAIENQKAGKEVKIDTKRKPKIPPLLATAFSKDEGLKAQFGKLTPGRQREYAQYISEAKQEATKQRRLDKIIPMIKQGIGLSDKYQK, encoded by the coding sequence ATGGCCAAAATCAAGTCTATTGAAGCATACATAGAAAAGCATGAACGCTGGGAAAAAAGTCTCAGGCACCTTCACAAATTAATATCGGAGACCGAACTGGATATGTCCATCAAATGGGGGCAGCCCGTGTATTCCCTGAAGGGAAAAAACGTTGTAGGAATCGGGGCTTTTAAGGAGCACTTCGGACTTTGGTTTTTCCATGGAGCTTTGCTGGACGACCCTGAGAGACATCTTCACAATGCCCAGGAAGGAAAAACGAAGGCTATGCGACAGCTCAGGTACCATGCTTTTGAAGAAATGGACGACAAAATTATTACTGAGTTTCTGCATCAGGCCATCGAGAATCAGAAAGCCGGTAAAGAAGTTAAAATCGATACCAAGAGAAAACCCAAGATTCCTCCCCTGCTGGCAACGGCTTTTTCAAAAGATGAAGGTTTAAAAGCACAATTCGGGAAGCTGACTCCGGGCAGGCAGCGGGAATATGCCCAATACATTTCCGAAGCCAAACAAGAAGCTACCAAACAACGCCGGCTGGATAAAATCATCCCGATGATTAAACAGGGAATCGGGTTAAGTGATAAGTATCAGAAGTAA
- a CDS encoding DUF3224 domain-containing protein, translating into MKISGEFEVKLNPIEAYAEGAKGISLNRMSIDKTFYGDLNATSKGEMLSAMTPVKGSAGYVAMEQVTGTLSGKKGSFVLQHYGIMNKGEQELILEVVPNSGTDDLKGLSGKMAINIADGKHFYEFEYEL; encoded by the coding sequence ATGAAAATATCCGGTGAGTTTGAAGTAAAGCTGAATCCAATCGAGGCTTATGCCGAAGGAGCGAAAGGTATTTCCTTAAACCGAATGTCGATTGACAAAACTTTTTATGGGGATTTGAATGCCACCAGTAAAGGAGAAATGTTGAGTGCGATGACGCCCGTAAAAGGATCAGCCGGGTATGTAGCAATGGAGCAGGTAACCGGTACCTTATCCGGGAAGAAGGGAAGTTTTGTGCTACAACACTACGGAATCATGAATAAGGGAGAGCAAGAACTGATCTTAGAAGTAGTTCCTAATTCCGGTACGGATGATCTGAAGGGGTTGTCGGGCAAGATGGCGATCAACATTGCCGACGGTAAGCATTTCTATGAGTTTGAATATGAACTCTGA
- the groL gene encoding chaperonin GroEL (60 kDa chaperone family; promotes refolding of misfolded polypeptides especially under stressful conditions; forms two stacked rings of heptamers to form a barrel-shaped 14mer; ends can be capped by GroES; misfolded proteins enter the barrel where they are refolded when GroES binds) — protein sequence MSAKLVHYDIEARDALKKGVDKLANAVKVTLGPRGRNVVIEKSFGAPTVTKDGVTVAKEIELSDKIQNMGAQMVKEVASKTSDNAGDGTTTATVLAQAILSEGLKNVTAGANPMDLKSGIEKAVNAIIDELKSMSRDIDDRKEIAQIGTISANNDETIGNLIADAMEKVGKDGVITVEEAKGTETYLETVEGMQFDRGYLSPYFVTDSEKMVTEMEDPYILIFDKKISAMKDLLPILEKVVQGGNPLLIIAEDIEGEALATLVVNKLRGSLKIAAVKAPGFGDRRKQMLEDIAILTGGTVISEERGYKLENATLDYLGKASRITIDKDNTTIVDGNGKDTDIQARVNQIKTQIENTTSDYDREKLQERLAKLAGGVAVLYIGAASEVEMKEKKARVEDALHATRAAVEEGIVPGGGVALLRSASALDKLKGANDDENVGIQIIRRAIESPLRTIANNAGVEGAIVVQKVLDGKGAYGYNARTEVYEDLIKSGVIDPTKVTRTALQNAASVSGLMLTTEAVISEKPSKGDDDDNGGGGMPGGMGGGMPGMGGMGGMM from the coding sequence ATGTCTGCTAAGTTAGTTCACTACGATATAGAAGCTCGCGACGCACTAAAGAAAGGCGTTGACAAGCTTGCCAATGCCGTTAAAGTTACGCTTGGCCCTCGTGGACGCAATGTTGTTATTGAGAAATCATTCGGAGCTCCAACCGTAACCAAAGATGGTGTTACTGTTGCTAAAGAAATTGAGCTGTCCGACAAGATTCAAAACATGGGCGCTCAGATGGTAAAAGAAGTTGCTTCCAAAACCAGCGATAATGCAGGTGACGGAACAACTACAGCTACTGTTTTGGCTCAGGCTATCCTAAGCGAAGGCCTGAAAAATGTAACGGCGGGTGCAAACCCAATGGATCTAAAGTCCGGAATCGAGAAAGCTGTAAATGCTATCATTGATGAATTGAAATCAATGAGCCGCGACATTGACGATCGCAAAGAGATCGCTCAGATCGGTACCATTTCAGCAAACAACGATGAAACTATCGGTAACCTGATTGCTGATGCAATGGAAAAAGTTGGCAAAGACGGTGTAATCACTGTTGAAGAAGCCAAAGGAACTGAAACCTACCTCGAGACGGTAGAAGGTATGCAGTTTGACCGCGGATACCTTTCTCCTTACTTCGTAACCGATTCTGAGAAGATGGTTACCGAGATGGAAGATCCGTACATCCTTATCTTCGACAAGAAGATTTCTGCGATGAAAGACCTGCTTCCAATTCTTGAGAAAGTAGTTCAGGGTGGTAACCCGCTTCTGATTATTGCTGAAGATATTGAAGGCGAAGCATTGGCTACATTGGTAGTTAACAAGCTGCGTGGTTCTCTGAAGATTGCAGCCGTTAAGGCTCCTGGATTCGGCGACCGTCGTAAGCAAATGCTTGAAGATATCGCCATTCTGACCGGCGGTACCGTGATTTCTGAAGAACGCGGATACAAGCTTGAAAACGCCACGCTTGACTACCTCGGTAAAGCTTCCCGCATCACTATCGACAAAGACAACACTACTATTGTTGATGGTAATGGTAAGGACACCGACATTCAGGCGCGAGTAAATCAGATTAAGACTCAGATTGAGAACACTACTTCTGACTACGACCGTGAGAAGCTGCAAGAGCGTTTGGCTAAATTAGCCGGCGGTGTTGCTGTTCTTTATATCGGTGCTGCTTCTGAAGTTGAAATGAAAGAGAAGAAAGCCCGTGTAGAAGATGCTTTACATGCAACCCGTGCTGCGGTTGAAGAAGGTATTGTACCCGGCGGTGGTGTTGCACTGCTCCGCTCTGCATCCGCACTTGACAAGCTCAAAGGCGCAAATGATGATGAAAACGTTGGTATCCAAATCATCCGAAGAGCTATTGAATCTCCGCTTCGCACCATTGCAAACAATGCCGGTGTTGAAGGCGCTATCGTAGTACAGAAAGTACTGGATGGCAAAGGAGCTTATGGATACAACGCTCGTACCGAAGTGTACGAAGACCTCATTAAGTCAGGTGTAATCGATCCTACCAAAGTAACCAGAACAGCGCTGCAAAATGCCGCTTCTGTATCCGGATTGATGCTGACCACAGAAGCTGTGATCTCTGAGAAACCTTCTAAAGGCGACGACGATGACAACGGCGGAGGCGGCATGCCAGGTGGCATGGGCGGCGGAATGCCAGGAATGGGAGGCATGGGCGGAATGATGTAA
- the groES gene encoding co-chaperone GroES: MAKIQPLGDRVLVQAEPAEEKTSSGIIIPDTAKEKPQQGTVIAVGAGKVENGNKIEMSVKEGDKVLYGKYAGTEVTLEGEEYLIMRESDIMGIVS; this comes from the coding sequence ATGGCTAAGATTCAACCTTTAGGCGACCGCGTGTTGGTACAGGCAGAACCTGCCGAAGAGAAAACCAGCTCCGGGATTATCATTCCAGATACGGCTAAAGAAAAACCGCAACAAGGTACTGTGATAGCGGTAGGTGCCGGTAAAGTGGAAAACGGCAATAAAATTGAAATGAGCGTTAAGGAAGGAGACAAAGTTCTCTACGGGAAGTACGCAGGTACAGAAGTAACTCTTGAAGGAGAAGAGTACCTGATTATGCGCGAATCTGACATTATGGGAATTGTTTCGTAA